A genomic region of Stenotrophomonas sp. NA06056 contains the following coding sequences:
- a CDS encoding 50S ribosomal protein L25/general stress protein Ctc has protein sequence MSKTHEIKVTKRELQRKGASRRLRTAGVIPAIVYGGNAEPVAISLDHNEIWLAQQNEWFYASILDLNLDGQVQKVLLRDMQRHPFKQLIMHLDFLRVNENEKLTASVPLHFINEDTSPAGKAADVVVAHELKEVSISCLPKDLPESIEVDLGELKAGDVVYLSDIKLPKGVEIPALALGKDHDDAIVTAKHGKQDAADAEEAAAE, from the coding sequence ATGTCGAAGACCCATGAAATCAAGGTCACCAAGCGTGAACTGCAGCGTAAGGGTGCGAGCCGCCGCCTGCGTACCGCTGGTGTGATCCCGGCGATCGTGTACGGCGGCAACGCCGAACCGGTCGCCATCAGCCTGGACCACAACGAAATCTGGCTGGCCCAGCAGAACGAGTGGTTCTATGCCTCGATCCTGGACCTGAACCTGGACGGCCAGGTGCAGAAGGTGCTGCTGCGTGACATGCAGCGCCATCCGTTCAAGCAGCTGATCATGCACCTGGACTTCCTGCGCGTGAACGAGAACGAGAAGCTGACCGCTTCGGTTCCGCTGCACTTCATCAACGAAGACACCTCGCCGGCTGGCAAGGCTGCCGACGTCGTGGTCGCCCACGAACTGAAGGAAGTGTCCATCAGCTGCCTGCCGAAGGACCTGCCGGAGTCGATCGAAGTCGACCTGGGTGAGCTGAAGGCTGGCGACGTTGTGTACCTGTCGGACATCAAGCTGCCGAAGGGCGTGGAAATCCCGGCGCTGGCGCTGGGCAAGGACCACGACGACGCGATCGTCACTGCCAAGCACGGCAAGCAGGACGCTGCCGACGCTGAAGAAGCAGCGGCCGAGTAA
- a CDS encoding autotransporter outer membrane beta-barrel domain-containing protein has product MAPAAAIARGFHSDAALPRQIAQPRCALPQEYTSMNASSPRRRRASACARASRLPLIPSLLASALWAALPVHAADLTGPLKVTDGGSLQLGADDTLLHSAGGFALDVDGAGSTATVDGSRIEITGGGSGIQAKAGGNVLVEGGHIQLGNGSGSTAGYALNASGLGSVIRANNLVIDAYRNGSGYGTVNATAGGKLWLNGGSVSSGGHALYSSGVGSELHVSGTTINNGANSAAYADGGALLSLESLTMTFAEAASGYSGRVSSSGNGSVLSLREVDVVNGNFDISNGGALQIVGGSASGSGGSIRLLGNSGNRLYSTADITGGRFETIGGYGVNVNSWAKLTANGAHFTVRDGYSGIWLSGADSLADLTDTTISTYGDNGYGHGVDVWGGTATITGGSIDTHGDGVYGLRASGSNPPTPYSRIRAKGLDITTSGTGGGGVFLGGSTADIQLDGGSITTRGASSFGIVQMNTAKLTADNLSIHAQGTNSGAYRSYITVFGPHWDRLVFNNSRLQTQDGPALWLQGSNHELTLNNTDVVARQLGNLDGGRLLRVSDTVFTDGSSVATSDILFTADNSRLTGDVVVDSATANVQMTLRNGTVLNGALRNDSGYQVAQLAMDDSSQWNVRGNSSVGSLDHAGTIAFVAPTTDDFKTLTVTGDYAGNDGHWLFNRALGDDASLGDQLVIQGNSSGTASVSVRNAGGAGALTSEGIRLISVGGQSDAQFTLQGRAVAGAYDYFLYKGGVSTPDDGNWYLRSEYGSPVDPPEPPDPPQPPIDPPAPPIDPPAPPIDPTLPPAPPRVERPEPAVYMANQSSALGMFRHSLYDRSGDPADATDGGSDAIAWAQVRSSQPGSRGHQVDVDSQLNSVLLGVGRRFEANAGGQLQAGVMAGQGRARNDSRSQVTGYTAHGVVNGTSLGLYATWLQDARMDHGAYVDGWLQYGRFRNSVQGEGLQKEHYRSHSWTGSAEAGYVLPVQRTAQRSVYLEPQLQVIHSRYDADRVVEANGTVVEGRDKDSTTTRVGLRLYTRSLTQGEGQVQPFVAVNWWSGGNDAAIAVDGERLHRQLPRDIYEAKAGVQVNLSGGWRGWGEISRQTGGMGFRDTSGQLGVSYRW; this is encoded by the coding sequence ATGGCGCCTGCTGCGGCCATCGCACGCGGTTTCCACAGCGACGCGGCCCTGCCGCGCCAGATCGCGCAGCCGCGCTGCGCCCTGCCACAGGAATACACCAGCATGAACGCCTCTTCCCCACGGCGCCGCCGTGCGTCCGCCTGCGCGCGCGCGTCGCGCCTTCCCTTGATTCCCAGCCTGCTGGCCAGCGCGCTGTGGGCGGCATTGCCGGTCCATGCAGCGGATCTGACCGGCCCGCTCAAGGTCACCGATGGCGGCAGCCTGCAGTTGGGTGCCGACGACACCCTGTTGCACAGTGCCGGAGGCTTCGCGCTGGACGTCGATGGTGCCGGCAGTACCGCCACCGTGGATGGCAGCCGCATCGAGATCACCGGGGGCGGTAGCGGCATCCAGGCCAAAGCCGGCGGCAACGTGCTGGTCGAAGGCGGTCACATCCAGCTGGGCAATGGCAGCGGCAGCACTGCCGGTTATGCGCTGAACGCCAGCGGCCTGGGCAGCGTCATCCGCGCCAACAATCTGGTCATCGACGCCTATCGCAACGGCTCCGGCTACGGCACGGTCAATGCTACCGCCGGTGGCAAGCTCTGGTTGAATGGCGGCAGTGTCAGCAGCGGCGGCCACGCGCTGTACTCCAGCGGCGTTGGCAGCGAGCTGCATGTATCGGGAACCACCATCAACAACGGTGCCAACAGCGCTGCGTACGCCGATGGCGGCGCATTGCTGTCGCTGGAATCGCTGACAATGACCTTCGCCGAGGCCGCCAGCGGTTACAGCGGTCGCGTCTCCAGCAGCGGCAACGGCAGCGTCCTGTCGCTGCGCGAGGTGGACGTGGTCAACGGCAACTTCGATATCAGCAATGGCGGCGCGCTGCAGATCGTGGGAGGCAGTGCCAGCGGCAGCGGCGGCAGCATCCGCCTGCTCGGAAATAGTGGCAACCGGCTGTACTCCACCGCCGATATCACCGGTGGCCGTTTCGAGACCATCGGCGGCTATGGCGTCAACGTCAACAGCTGGGCCAAGCTGACCGCCAACGGCGCCCACTTCACGGTGCGCGATGGTTATTCCGGCATCTGGCTGTCCGGTGCGGACTCGCTGGCCGACCTCACCGACACCACGATCAGCACTTATGGCGACAACGGCTACGGCCACGGCGTGGACGTCTGGGGTGGTACCGCCACGATCACCGGCGGCAGCATCGATACCCACGGCGATGGTGTCTACGGCCTGCGCGCATCGGGCAGCAACCCACCGACGCCCTATTCGCGCATCCGTGCCAAGGGTCTGGACATCACCACCTCCGGCACCGGTGGTGGCGGCGTCTTCCTGGGTGGCAGCACCGCCGACATACAGCTGGACGGCGGCTCGATCACCACGCGGGGTGCATCTTCGTTCGGCATCGTGCAGATGAACACCGCCAAGCTCACCGCCGACAACCTGAGCATTCATGCACAAGGGACGAATTCGGGTGCCTATCGTTCCTACATCACGGTGTTCGGACCGCACTGGGACCGTCTGGTGTTCAACAACAGCCGCCTGCAGACCCAGGACGGTCCCGCGCTGTGGCTGCAGGGCAGCAACCACGAGCTGACGCTCAACAACACCGATGTCGTCGCGCGCCAGCTGGGCAACCTTGATGGTGGCCGCTTGCTGCGGGTGAGCGATACGGTGTTCACCGATGGCAGTTCAGTTGCCACCTCGGACATTCTTTTCACTGCCGACAACAGTCGCCTGACCGGCGATGTGGTGGTCGACAGCGCCACCGCCAACGTGCAGATGACGCTGCGCAACGGCACCGTGCTCAACGGCGCGCTGCGCAACGATTCGGGCTACCAGGTCGCACAGCTGGCGATGGATGACAGCAGCCAGTGGAACGTGCGTGGCAATTCCAGCGTCGGTTCGCTGGACCATGCCGGCACCATCGCCTTTGTCGCTCCCACCACTGATGACTTCAAGACCCTGACCGTCACCGGCGACTATGCTGGCAACGATGGGCATTGGCTGTTCAACCGCGCGCTGGGCGACGACGCCTCGCTGGGTGACCAACTGGTGATCCAGGGCAACAGCAGCGGCACGGCCTCTGTCAGCGTGCGCAACGCGGGGGGCGCCGGCGCCCTGACCAGCGAAGGCATCCGCCTGATCAGCGTGGGCGGCCAGTCCGATGCGCAGTTCACGCTGCAGGGACGCGCGGTGGCCGGTGCTTACGACTACTTCCTGTACAAGGGCGGCGTCTCCACGCCGGACGACGGCAACTGGTACCTGCGCTCGGAATACGGATCGCCGGTCGACCCGCCGGAACCACCCGATCCGCCGCAGCCGCCGATCGACCCGCCGGCCCCACCGATCGACCCGCCTGCTCCGCCGATCGATCCGACGCTGCCGCCGGCCCCGCCGCGCGTGGAGCGACCGGAGCCGGCGGTGTACATGGCCAACCAGAGCAGTGCGCTGGGCATGTTCCGGCACAGCCTGTACGACCGCAGCGGTGATCCTGCCGATGCGACCGACGGCGGCAGCGACGCCATTGCATGGGCACAGGTGCGCAGCAGCCAGCCCGGCAGCCGTGGCCACCAGGTGGATGTGGACAGCCAGCTCAACAGCGTGCTGCTGGGCGTCGGTCGTCGCTTCGAAGCCAATGCCGGCGGCCAGCTGCAAGCGGGGGTGATGGCCGGTCAGGGCCGGGCGCGCAACGACAGCCGTTCACAGGTGACCGGTTACACCGCGCACGGTGTGGTCAACGGCACCAGCCTGGGTCTGTATGCCACCTGGCTGCAGGACGCACGGATGGACCACGGCGCGTATGTGGATGGTTGGCTGCAGTACGGGCGATTCCGCAACAGCGTGCAGGGCGAAGGGCTGCAGAAGGAGCACTACCGCTCGCACAGCTGGACCGGTTCGGCCGAGGCAGGCTATGTGCTGCCCGTGCAGCGCACGGCGCAGCGCAGTGTCTACCTGGAGCCACAGCTGCAGGTGATCCACAGCCGCTACGACGCCGACCGCGTGGTCGAAGCCAACGGCACGGTGGTTGAAGGGCGCGACAAGGACAGCACCACCACGCGTGTGGGCCTGCGCCTGTACACGCGTTCGCTGACGCAGGGCGAGGGGCAGGTACAGCCGTTCGTCGCGGTGAACTGGTGGTCCGGTGGCAACGACGCGGCCATCGCCGTGGACGGCGAACGCCTGCACCGGCAGTTGCCGCGTGACATCTACGAAGCCAAGGCTGGCGTGCAGGTGAATCTGTCGGGTGGCTGGCGCGGCTGGGGTGAAATCAGCCGGCAGACCGGTGGCATGGGCTTCCGCGATACCAGCGGTCAGCTGGGCGTCTCTTACCGCTGGTAA
- the pth gene encoding aminoacyl-tRNA hydrolase, whose protein sequence is MAGLRLIVGLGNPGSEHARTRHNAGFHFVEALAEKAGARWNVDSKLFGETAKVDIAGQTVWLLKPATFMNLSGKSVTAAQRFWKIEPEETLLAHDELDLAPGVARLKFDGGHGGQNGLRDTIRLLGHGKFHRLRVGIGHPGHKDRVVGWVLGRPSKDDEVLISRAIDDAIDVLPLAVQGDFSEAMKRLHTPR, encoded by the coding sequence ATGGCAGGATTGCGACTGATCGTCGGTCTGGGCAACCCCGGATCGGAGCACGCCCGGACCCGGCACAATGCCGGGTTTCATTTCGTTGAGGCCCTGGCTGAAAAGGCCGGTGCGCGATGGAACGTGGACAGCAAGTTGTTTGGCGAGACCGCCAAGGTCGACATCGCTGGGCAGACGGTGTGGCTGCTCAAGCCCGCCACCTTCATGAACCTCAGCGGCAAGTCGGTCACCGCCGCGCAGCGGTTCTGGAAGATCGAGCCGGAGGAGACCCTGCTGGCCCACGACGAACTGGACCTGGCGCCCGGCGTGGCGCGGTTGAAGTTCGACGGTGGCCACGGTGGACAGAACGGCCTGCGTGACACCATCCGGTTGCTCGGCCATGGCAAGTTCCATCGCCTGCGCGTGGGCATTGGCCATCCCGGCCACAAGGACCGCGTGGTGGGCTGGGTGCTGGGACGCCCGTCCAAGGATGATGAAGTACTGATTTCGCGCGCCATCGACGATGCGATCGACGTGCTGCCGTTGGCAGTGCAGGGCGACTTCAGCGAAGCGATGAAGCGGCTGCACACTCCCCGCTGA
- a CDS encoding tetratricopeptide repeat protein — protein MPALIRIPSVLLLSLACAQALAAVPAKAPARPAVTEELALEPVLAGEFALQAGKLAEAARWYLQAAQQTDGDAALAERATRIAMLANDDGAAAKGLALWQQRAPRSLAMRSAAGALAMREGDVKAARSELQALLQEPGDEGWKFALGALIGGGRDPAVPAQVLGELVDANAIPQKIEAWQEFGRLALRMEKPELARRMIDEVVKRFPEEPRVALLRASQLQQAGQTDQALSLLRGVEPKTRQDPELRNAVAIAYDSLGQPAAAERVLAVGPQDVQTWGMRASLLAKQGDKAALSNLYNELSRQAAKPDPAQRLLLGKIAEYLKRYPEAVNWYHSVPGGDELNEARLRAANAQGLAGRQSLALEEVHAIQSDAGVDDDVRRDAYLLEAELRQRADDLPGEIDALARGLAAYPDENGLLYARALAWERRDDIARAEADLRKILVTEPENVPALNALGYTLADRTGRYQEALELIDRARVAEPDNAAIVDSYGWVLYRLGRSADALVQLRRAWTLAKDPEIAAHVGEVLWVLGKHDEARHFFEEAARLDPENRALQRAREKFNP, from the coding sequence ATGCCCGCATTGATTCGCATCCCCAGTGTTCTGCTGCTGTCTTTGGCCTGCGCCCAGGCCCTGGCGGCGGTGCCCGCCAAGGCCCCTGCGCGGCCAGCGGTGACTGAGGAACTGGCGCTGGAGCCGGTCCTGGCAGGCGAATTCGCCCTGCAGGCGGGCAAGCTGGCCGAGGCCGCGCGCTGGTACCTGCAGGCCGCCCAGCAGACCGACGGCGACGCCGCCCTGGCCGAGCGGGCGACCCGCATCGCCATGCTGGCCAACGACGATGGGGCTGCGGCCAAGGGCCTGGCCCTGTGGCAGCAGCGTGCGCCGCGCTCTTTGGCGATGCGCAGCGCAGCCGGTGCACTGGCGATGCGCGAGGGCGATGTGAAGGCCGCGCGCAGCGAACTTCAGGCCTTGTTGCAGGAGCCGGGGGATGAGGGCTGGAAGTTCGCCTTGGGTGCCCTGATCGGTGGTGGCCGCGATCCGGCCGTGCCAGCCCAGGTGCTGGGCGAGCTGGTCGATGCCAACGCCATTCCCCAGAAGATCGAGGCCTGGCAGGAGTTTGGGCGCTTGGCGCTGCGCATGGAAAAGCCCGAACTGGCGCGGCGCATGATCGACGAGGTGGTCAAGCGCTTCCCCGAGGAGCCGCGCGTCGCCCTGCTGCGTGCCAGCCAGCTGCAGCAGGCCGGGCAGACCGACCAGGCACTGTCGCTGCTGCGCGGGGTGGAGCCGAAGACCCGCCAGGACCCCGAGCTGCGCAACGCGGTGGCCATCGCCTATGACAGCCTCGGCCAGCCGGCAGCGGCCGAGCGCGTGCTGGCGGTTGGCCCGCAGGATGTGCAGACGTGGGGCATGCGTGCCTCGCTGCTGGCCAAGCAGGGCGACAAGGCCGCGCTGTCCAATCTGTACAACGAGCTGTCGCGGCAGGCGGCCAAGCCGGACCCGGCGCAGCGCCTGTTGCTGGGCAAGATCGCCGAGTACCTCAAGCGCTACCCGGAGGCGGTCAACTGGTATCACAGCGTGCCTGGCGGCGATGAGCTGAATGAAGCGCGCCTGCGTGCGGCCAATGCACAGGGCCTGGCGGGTCGGCAGTCGCTGGCGCTGGAGGAAGTGCATGCGATCCAGTCCGATGCTGGCGTGGATGACGATGTGCGACGCGATGCGTATCTGCTGGAAGCCGAGCTGCGCCAGCGTGCCGATGATCTTCCCGGCGAGATCGATGCACTGGCCCGTGGCCTGGCTGCGTATCCGGACGAGAACGGCCTGTTGTATGCCCGTGCGCTGGCCTGGGAGCGTCGCGATGACATCGCCCGCGCCGAGGCCGACCTGCGCAAGATCCTGGTGACCGAGCCGGAGAACGTGCCGGCACTGAACGCACTGGGCTACACCCTGGCCGACCGTACCGGCCGCTACCAGGAAGCACTCGAGCTGATCGACCGCGCGCGCGTGGCCGAGCCGGACAACGCGGCCATCGTCGATAGTTATGGTTGGGTGCTGTATCGCCTTGGGCGCAGCGCCGACGCGCTGGTGCAGCTGCGCCGCGCCTGGACGCTGGCCAAGGACCCGGAAATCGCCGCCCACGTGGGCGAGGTGCTGTGGGTGCTGGGCAAGCACGATGAAGCCCGTCACTTCTTCGAGGAAGCGGCCCGGCTCGACCCTGAAAACCGCGCGCTGCAGCGCGCCCGCGAGAAATTCAATCCATGA
- the lolB gene encoding lipoprotein insertase outer membrane protein LolB translates to MSVSTIRPLLLVAVTLALSACTTVGRQKTPAPAVVTTVSAEAAATEVARVEALRSASDWNFQGRVAVSKGKDGGSGRIDWKQEGQRYVVELSAPVTRQSWKLSGDAHHEAGRLEGLAGGPREGEDAQALLLEATGWDIPVNQLPDWVRGLVAGDSAGPEKIDRDADGRPRRMQQMGWVIQYLDWYPAEAGRPALPRRVEAVNGDAKVRLLVDQWGQGAP, encoded by the coding sequence ATGAGTGTTTCCACGATCCGGCCATTGCTGCTGGTGGCCGTGACCCTGGCCCTGAGTGCCTGTACCACCGTTGGCCGGCAGAAGACGCCGGCGCCGGCCGTGGTCACCACCGTTTCCGCCGAAGCGGCCGCTACCGAGGTCGCGCGTGTAGAAGCGTTGCGATCGGCATCGGACTGGAATTTCCAGGGCCGGGTGGCGGTCAGCAAGGGCAAGGACGGTGGCAGCGGCCGCATCGACTGGAAGCAGGAAGGCCAGCGCTATGTCGTTGAGCTGAGCGCGCCGGTGACCCGCCAGAGCTGGAAGCTGAGCGGTGATGCCCATCATGAAGCCGGGCGCCTGGAAGGACTGGCCGGTGGTCCGCGCGAGGGTGAAGACGCGCAGGCGCTGCTGCTGGAGGCCACCGGCTGGGATATACCGGTCAATCAGCTGCCGGACTGGGTACGCGGCCTGGTCGCTGGCGACAGCGCTGGGCCGGAAAAGATCGACCGCGATGCTGATGGCCGTCCGCGGCGCATGCAGCAGATGGGCTGGGTCATCCAGTACCTGGACTGGTATCCGGCCGAAGCCGGGCGTCCGGCCCTGCCGCGCAGGGTCGAAGCGGTCAATGGCGACGCCAAGGTGCGCCTGCTGGTCGACCAATGGGGTCAGGGCGCGCCATGA
- the ispE gene encoding 4-(cytidine 5'-diphospho)-2-C-methyl-D-erythritol kinase, with protein MNARADDAGWSWWPAPAKLNLFLHITGRRADGYHELQTVFRLLDWGDRIGLRLREDDQVRRQGGGLAGVAEADDLAVRAARMLKEAANVEQGVDIIVEKHVPAGGGFGGGSSDAATVLVVLNRLWGAGLDEDALAALGLRLGADVPVFVRGHNAWAEGVGEQLQPITLPQAWYVVVEPGVHVPTPLLFADPDLTRDCPQAKIEDFASGTLVGNVFEPVLRRREPAVEAVLAALSDIGTARLTGSGSGCFVEFDSQAAAEQGRAKLSKELRARVAAGVARSPLLDALEQH; from the coding sequence ATGAACGCGCGGGCGGATGACGCGGGCTGGTCCTGGTGGCCGGCCCCGGCCAAGCTGAACCTGTTCCTGCACATCACCGGCCGCCGTGCCGATGGCTACCACGAGCTGCAGACGGTGTTCCGCCTGCTCGACTGGGGCGACCGGATCGGCCTGCGCCTGCGTGAAGACGATCAGGTGCGGCGCCAGGGCGGGGGCCTGGCCGGCGTCGCAGAGGCGGATGATCTGGCGGTCCGCGCAGCGCGGATGCTCAAAGAAGCGGCAAATGTCGAGCAAGGTGTCGACATCATCGTCGAAAAGCATGTTCCGGCAGGCGGCGGTTTCGGCGGTGGCTCATCCGATGCGGCCACCGTGCTTGTGGTGCTGAACCGGCTCTGGGGCGCGGGCCTGGACGAAGACGCGCTGGCCGCGCTTGGCCTGCGTCTCGGCGCCGACGTACCGGTGTTCGTGCGTGGGCACAACGCCTGGGCCGAAGGGGTGGGCGAGCAGCTGCAGCCGATCACCCTGCCGCAGGCCTGGTATGTGGTCGTCGAACCGGGCGTTCATGTACCGACGCCACTGCTGTTCGCTGATCCGGATTTGACGCGCGACTGTCCACAGGCGAAAATAGAGGACTTCGCTTCCGGCACGCTGGTCGGGAACGTGTTCGAACCGGTGCTGCGCCGCCGTGAGCCTGCCGTCGAGGCCGTGCTTGCTGCGTTGAGCGACATCGGCACGGCACGACTGACCGGTTCGGGAAGTGGTTGTTTCGTCGAGTTCGATTCGCAGGCTGCCGCCGAGCAGGGACGAGCGAAGTTGTCGAAGGAGTTGCGGGCAAGGGTGGCTGCGGGCGTTGCACGTTCGCCACTGCTGGATGCACTCGAGCAACACTGA
- the ychF gene encoding redox-regulated ATPase YchF: MGIKCGIVGLPNVGKSTLFNALTKAGIAAANFPFCTIEPNVGIVPVPDPRLNELAAIINPQKVIPTAVEFVDIAGLVAGAASGEGLGNKFLAHIREVDAITHVVRCFENADVIHVNNKVDPISDIDTIDTELALADLDSVEKALNRAERAAKGGDKDAAARKPVLAKLQAALADGKAGRSAGLDEEEKALVRDLFLLTLKPVMYIANVLEDGFENNPHLDAVRARAAEEGAQVVPVSAAIEEELSQLDDEDRDTFLADLGLTEPGLNRVINAAYSLLGLQTYFTAGVKEVRAWTVRKGATAPQAAAVIHTDFEKGFIRAETIAYDDFIKYKGEAGAKEAGRLRLEGKEYRVQEGDILHFRFNV, from the coding sequence ATGGGTATCAAATGCGGCATCGTCGGCCTGCCCAACGTCGGCAAGTCGACCCTGTTCAACGCGCTGACCAAGGCGGGCATCGCCGCGGCGAACTTCCCGTTCTGCACCATCGAACCGAACGTCGGCATCGTACCGGTGCCGGATCCGCGCCTGAACGAGCTGGCGGCGATCATCAACCCGCAGAAGGTCATTCCGACTGCGGTGGAGTTCGTCGACATCGCTGGCCTGGTGGCCGGTGCCGCCAGCGGCGAAGGCCTGGGCAACAAGTTCCTGGCCCACATCCGCGAAGTGGATGCGATCACCCACGTGGTGCGCTGCTTCGAGAACGCTGACGTCATCCACGTCAACAACAAGGTCGACCCGATTTCGGACATCGACACCATCGATACCGAACTGGCCCTGGCCGACCTGGACAGCGTCGAGAAGGCACTGAACCGCGCCGAGCGTGCGGCCAAGGGCGGCGACAAGGACGCGGCGGCACGCAAGCCGGTGCTGGCCAAGCTGCAGGCCGCGCTGGCTGATGGCAAGGCCGGCCGTTCGGCCGGCCTGGACGAGGAAGAGAAGGCGCTGGTGCGCGATCTGTTCCTGCTGACCCTGAAGCCGGTGATGTACATCGCCAACGTGCTGGAAGACGGCTTCGAGAACAACCCGCACCTGGACGCTGTGCGCGCCCGTGCCGCCGAAGAAGGCGCACAGGTCGTGCCGGTGTCGGCGGCGATCGAAGAAGAGCTGTCGCAGCTGGATGACGAAGACCGCGATACCTTCCTGGCCGACCTCGGCCTGACCGAGCCGGGCCTGAACCGCGTGATCAACGCGGCCTACAGCCTGCTGGGCCTGCAGACCTATTTCACTGCGGGCGTAAAGGAAGTACGCGCATGGACCGTGCGCAAGGGTGCCACCGCGCCGCAGGCCGCCGCGGTCATCCACACCGACTTCGAGAAGGGTTTCATCCGCGCCGAAACCATCGCGTATGACGACTTCATCAAGTACAAGGGCGAAGCGGGTGCCAAGGAAGCCGGTCGCCTGCGCCTGGAAGGCAAGGAATACCGCGTGCAGGAAGGCGACATCCTGCATTTCCGCTTCAACGTCTGA
- a CDS encoding ribose-phosphate diphosphokinase: MQESPNLLVFSGNANKRLAQNICKELGVRPGKALVSHFSDGEVQVEIEENVRKQDVFVIQPTSAPSAENLMELLVLIDALKRASVASVTAVVPYFGYSRQDRRMRSSRVPITAKLAAKMFSTAGADRVLTVDLHADQIQGFFDIPVDNVYASPLLLADIWRAYGTENLIVVSPDVGGVVRARAVAKRLDDADLAIIDKRRPRANVSTVMNIIGDVEGKTCVMVDDIVDTAGTLCAAAAALKARGALKVAAYCTHAVLSGPAVDNITNSQLDELVVTDTIPLKDAARVCSKIRQLSVAEMLAETMRRIAFGESVSSLYVD; the protein is encoded by the coding sequence ATGCAAGAGTCCCCGAACCTGCTGGTCTTTTCCGGCAACGCCAACAAACGTCTGGCGCAGAACATCTGCAAGGAACTGGGAGTGCGCCCGGGCAAGGCGCTGGTCTCGCACTTCTCCGATGGTGAAGTGCAGGTGGAGATCGAAGAGAACGTCCGCAAGCAGGACGTGTTCGTGATCCAGCCGACCTCGGCGCCGAGCGCGGAGAACCTGATGGAACTGCTGGTGCTGATCGACGCGCTCAAGCGCGCATCGGTGGCCAGCGTGACCGCCGTGGTGCCGTACTTCGGCTATTCGCGCCAGGATCGCCGCATGCGTTCCTCGCGCGTGCCGATCACCGCCAAGCTGGCGGCGAAGATGTTCAGCACCGCTGGCGCTGATCGAGTGCTGACCGTCGACCTGCACGCCGACCAGATCCAGGGTTTCTTCGATATTCCGGTCGACAACGTGTATGCCTCGCCGCTGCTGCTGGCCGACATCTGGCGCGCCTACGGTACCGAGAACCTGATCGTGGTGTCGCCGGACGTGGGCGGCGTGGTCCGCGCCCGTGCGGTGGCCAAGCGCCTGGATGACGCCGACCTGGCGATCATCGACAAGCGCCGCCCGCGCGCCAACGTCTCCACCGTGATGAACATCATCGGTGACGTCGAAGGCAAGACCTGCGTGATGGTCGATGACATCGTCGATACCGCCGGCACCCTGTGCGCCGCTGCCGCTGCCCTGAAGGCGCGCGGTGCGCTCAAGGTCGCCGCCTACTGCACCCACGCGGTGCTGTCCGGCCCGGCGGTGGACAACATCACCAATTCCCAGCTCGATGAGCTGGTGGTGACCGATACCATCCCGCTGAAGGACGCCGCGCGGGTGTGCAGCAAGATCCGTCAGCTGAGCGTGGCGGAAATGCTGGCTGAAACGATGCGCCGCATCGCCTTCGGCGAATCGGTCAGCTCGCTGTACGTGGATTGA